Genomic segment of Streptomyces sp. NA02950:
GCCCGCGGTACTCGTTGAGCAGCCCGCCGAGGACGGGCCGTCGTTCGTTTCCGTGGGCCTGGATGTCAGCGCCGTTGGCCGGATGGTTGCTGCCGGAACGGCGTGGAAGGCGCTGGTGTACTTGCTGTCCCGGTCGCGGAGGAGGAACCGCGGGGAGTCCATCCGGCACCGCGGGTGGGCAGATGTCCCGCCAACGTTCCCGCGGGACCGGCCGGTAAAGGACGGCGAGCCGGATTCGGTCGCCGGGCTCGCAGCGGACTCGGGCGATGTGGCAGCGCAACACCGCGCTCTCGTGCCGCAACGCCAAGACCTGCGCATCCTTGGCCAGCGGCTGCGCGGCACGGCAGCGAGCACCCGAATGGTGGGATGTCTCAGCCGCGTATGGTCACGCCGTGGTTCGTACGCAGTCGGCGCAGCTCCCACAGGGAGAGCCCGGTCACCGATAGCGGGCCGCCGAACAGGGAGCAGAACTGGGCCCACAGTGGCCCGTTGGGCATGCCGCTCCCGGTCAGGTCGAAGACGGCGATGATCCAGACCATCACCACGGTGATCACGGCCGGCAGCCCGGCGTGCACAGAGGCGGTGTTGGAGGCGGAGCGGGCGACGTAGGCCGAGGCCAGGAAGAAGAACGGCAGCCCCCACAGCACGAACGCGAGCGCGGGGACGGCGGCCACGATACGCCCCCGCCCTGACAGAGGTCGCGTGTCGGGCGCCGGCACGGCTGGTCGCGCGACCATGACTCCAGCGTCCACCCGCCCGCCGCCGGCCGCGTCCGGACGGCGATGTCATCCCTCACCGGGCGAGCCCCGGCGCCACATCCTGGAAGATCTCCCACAACCCGTCCGGCACCGGTCGCTCAACTCCCCCCATGCGCGGACATTGAGCCACGGCCGATCACGACACCGTCCACGGACACCTCTCCAGCAGCGCCGACCGCACGGGTGCCGTTGAATTGCCCCCTTTCGACGGCTGTTTGCCGAAGCCCGTGTGGCCCACCGCCGTGGGTTACCCCCGCAGCCGCGGATCGCAGGCCGGGCGGTCCAGCGCCGTCCGGCTCATCGGATCCTGGCCGCCCGCTGCGAAATGACACGCGCCTCCGGGACTCGCCCCGAAGGAACTCGCGCGGGCCGTCACGTGGCGGCGCGCTTCCCCGGGAGCCGTGGCCGACGTGTGCGCGCAACCCGCGGAGGAGACACGAGGGAAGACGTACCGCACTCCTACCTGAGTAGCAGTGCACCCTCCCACCAAAGGCCCTCTTGCGACGGCGGTACGGATCGACCCTGCCGCGGGCGCTTGCACACACGACCCGCCACGCATGGGATGAGACCCGAAAGCGGCGGACGGCGGCAGCCTCCGTCGGTCACCGCCCGCGTCTGACGGGAGTCGCTCTCCGTGTCCACACAGATTGGCCCTGATCAGCCGAAACCGGAGCCTGCGCGGTCACTCCCGGAGTCGGCGGTGGTCGTCACACCGCAGAAGCTGGGCCTGTCGCTGGTGGTCCTCTCGGTGGCCGCGTTCGTCGCCGGACTCGACCTGTTCATCGTCAACGTGGCCTTCGACGCCATCAGCCAGGACTTCGACGGCGCCACGCTGTCGGATCTCTCCTGGGTGCTCAATGGCTACGCGATCGTCTTTGCCGCACTCCTGGTGCCCCTCGGCCGGTTGTCCGATCGCCTCGGGCGCAAGCGCGTATTCCTGCTCGGCCTGGCGCTCTTCACCGCCGCCTCCGCCGCCTGCGCCACCGCGACCGGCCTGTGGGCACTGGTCGCTTTCCGGGTGCTCCAGGCCGTGGGGGCGGCGGCGTTGACCCCGGCAAGTCTCGGCCTGCTGCTCTCGGTCTTCCCGCCGGAGAGGCGACAGGGCGCGGTGCGGGTGTGGTCCGCCAGCGCCGCGCTGGCCGCCGCGGCGGGCCCCGTCTTCGGGGGGCTGCTGGTCAGCGCGTCATGGCGGTGGGTGTTCCTGGTCAACATCCCGGTCGGAGTGCTGGCCCTGCTGGTGGCCGTCCGGATCCTGCCCGAGTCGCGGGAGGAGCGGGCACGCCGACTGCCGGACCTGATCGGGACCGGTCTGCTGACGGCCTCCATCGGGCTGCTGGCGCTCGGCCTCGTGAAGATCAACGAGTGGTCCGCGGCGCGGACGTCCGTCCTGCTGGCCGGCGCGGTCGCCGGGATCGCGGTGTTCTGGTTCCGTTCGCAGCGCCACCCCTCTCCGGTGGTCGAACCGGCACTTCTGCGCGTACGGGCGTTCGCCTGGTCGAATCTCGCCGCGCTCGCCTTCACCGCGGCGTTCGCGGCGAACCTGCTGACCGCGATTCTGTGGATGCAGCAGGTGTGGCACTACTCCCCGCTGCGGACCGGTCTCGGCATCGCCCCGGGGCCCCTCATGGTTCCGCTCGCGGCGATCGTCGCCGGAAAGCTGGTGACGCGCTTCACACCGGGTGCGGTCACCGCGCTCGGCTGCCTGATCTGCACCATCGGGGTGGTGATGCTGACGCTCAGCATCGGCCGGACCCCGCACTACGCCACCGAGCTGCTCCCCGGCTGGTTGATCGGCGGTGCCGGGGTCGGCTTCGCACTTCCGACGATTCTGGCGTCGGCCACGTCGGACCTGCCGGAGTCCCGGTTCTCCACCGGCAGCGCCGTGGTCAACATGAGCCGACAGATCGGCAGCGTGCTGGGGATCAGCGTGCTGGTCGCGATCCTCGGCACTCCGCTCACCTACGACGAGACGCATCGAGCCTTCGTCCACGCCTGGATCGCGATCGACGTGCTCATGCTGCTCGGTGCCGTGACGGCCCTGGGAATGACACCGCGGCCCGCCGCACAGCGGACTTCCGGCGGGCCCGCCGAAGAGCTCGAAGACCACTTATTGCGAAGGGAAACCTCATGAGCGGTAAACGCGTTGTCTTTGTCGACTGTCTGCCGGGAGTCACTCTCGATGAGCAGCTGTCCCTGGCTCGCTTCGGAGAGATCGGCCTCGACCGGTCCCGGCCGGACACCTTCGAACGCTATCTGCACGAACTCGAGCCGGGCACTGAGCTGGCCGCCGCCTACATAGGGGGCAGCGGAACCTCGATACCCACAGCGGTACGAAAGCTGCGCGGTATGGCGCAGTTCACCAAGACCCGGGTGTACGTCGTCGGCGACGCCGCGGGCGGGCCCGTTCCCGGCTGGGCCGAGGCGCTGGACGTGGAGGACATCCTGGCCCCGGCAGCCTTCGACGGCTTCGGCTTCACCGACACGCTCGAGATAGGTCTGCGGGCCTACCACTCGCTGATCCTCGACCCGCTCTACACCGACTTCTATCTCGACATGACCTGGAACAAGATCTTCGACTGGTTCGAGACCACCCGCTGGGACTGGCGCGAGCTCGACCTCGATCGTCTCAACCCCGAGCTGATGAGCCCGGAGGAGGTCGACTTCCTCACCGAGGCCGCCATCATCGAGTTCGGCACGCTGCCCGGCGCACACAACTTCCTGCGCGAGTGGGAGGGGGAGACCAGCTTCTCCTCCTGGGCGCTGAGCTGGGGTGCGGAAGAGGCCCGGCATTCGCTGGTACAGGCCCGCTGCCTGGACAAGATGGGCATCAAGGTCCGTTCCAAGCACGCGCTGTACAAGCGCGAGCCGTACCCGATCGGCGACACCCGGGCCGGCACCCTCACGATGAACATCATCTCCGAGGCCCGCGCCGCGGAGCTGTACCGGTGCCTCGCGGCCGAGACCAAGGAGCCGGTCGTCCGGGGAATCTGGAAGCTGCTCGGCCGTGACGAGTCCCGGCACGCCCGCGCGTTCTTCGTCTTCACGCAGGAACTGTGCGACAGCAACCGGGAGAGCCAGATCGCCGCGCTCAAGATGGCGTACGTCTGGCTGGCCGACCGCAGCGAGGGCCTCAAGCACCCGGCCGGACACTTCTATCCGCACTCCACCTCCGCAAAGGGCATACGCCGGATCGAGATGATCAAGGACGATGCCACCGATGCGGCCGACGCCAAGGTCCTGCAGATGGTGCGGCGCCTGGTCGAGGACGACTCGATCGAGTCGGCCAGGGACATCAAGGGCAAGCTCCGCTCGCTCATATAGCACCCGGTTATGTGGTCTGTGCTGTTCCATGATGTTTTCGACCAGAAGACGTGTGCAATTTCCGCCGTCGCACGCCTCCTGACGTCGCGCCAACAGGCTCACGAGACATCAGCAGCCTCCCAGTCGACACCGCCGCGCCGCGAAAGCGCCTGACTTGAGGAGCGAGAGGTTTGCCGGAGTCAGCCTCTATCGATTCTGAGAGCGACAACCCATCCAATTGCTTCGGCTGCGCCCAGCACAATCCCATCGGTCTGCGCCTGGTCTTCGAGAAGAACGGAAACGGATTCGCCACGCGGCTCACTCTCGGTGTCGACTACGAGTCGTTTCCGGGGGTCATCCACGGCGGAATCGTCGCCACGATTCTGGATGAGACCCTCGCTCAGGCCGTGTACCGGGCCGGGTTGGTCTCGGCGTTCACCGCCGGTCTGCGCATCCGTTACGGAAGGCCTATGGAGACCGGGGTCGAATACACCGCACACGCCGAGATCACCAAACGGGACGAGCACTCGGTGCGAGCGTCCGGCCAGATCCTGCACGGTCGTGATCTCGTGGCGGCAGCGGACGGCACCTTCCATCTGCTCACCGACAAGGTGCTGGTCGAGCACGGCCGACACCTGCCGAACAGACTCGTCACGGCACTTCGCATCGCCAACGGAACCGCTGCACAGGGGGAATGAACAACCATGGACACCAGCAAACAGATCCTTGGCATCATCGCCGAGGAACTCCAGGTCAGTGCTGATGAGCTGGCGCCCGATCAGTACTTTCGCGCCCTGCCCAACGTCGATTCGATGCGCGTACTCCAGATCATCCTGAAAACCGAGAAGGCCTTCGACATCGAGATCGAGGACGACGTCACGTTCCGGATCCAGACCATCGGTGAATTCCAGACCCTGGTCGAGGACCTCCGTCGGCAGCGAGCCGCGGCGTGAATCTGGTCCAGGCGCTCGCCGAGGTGGCGAACCGCGGAACAGGCCACGGCCTGCGCCTGTTCCGCGGCGATGAGGAGGCCGAACGCGTCACCTACGGCGAACTGTATGCCGATGCCGGAAGGCTGGCGTGCGGCCTCCTGGAGCGCGGGGTCCGGCAGGGCGAGCGGGTGGCCATTGCGCTGCCCACCTCGATCGACTTCGCCAGAGCGTTCTTCGGTGTGCTGGCGGCCGGTGCGGTGCCGGTGCCACTGCCACCGCCGGTCCGCTTCGCCTCGCTGGACATCCACCTCAGCCGGATCGCCCTGGCGATGCGTCAGTCGAAGGTGCGCGTGGTGCTGTCCGACAGCACCCTGGGACGCTTGATGGGGCCGGTGCTCGGCGGTGCCGACGGCGAGTTCGAGGTCCTCGACACCGCGCTGGTGCGGGCCGCCGGCACGGAGTACGCCGACGTGCCGGACGAAGCTCCCGGACTCGTCCAGTACACCTCGGGCACCAGCCAGGAACCGAAAGGCGTGGTACTGAGCCATGCCAATCTGCTCGCGAACGTCGCGGCGATCACCAAGGGGCTCGACGTCACCGACGCGGAGGTGTGCTGCAACTGGCTGCCGCTCTTCCATGACATGGGGCTGATCGGCACCCTGCTCACCCCGGTGTTCAACGGCGCCGAGGCCCTCCTGCTCCCGCCGGAGGACTTCCTCAGGGATCCCGGCCGCTGGCTGCGCATCATCAGCGGATACCACGGGACCGCCACGACAGCACCCAACTCCGGCTATCTGCACGCGCTGCGCAAGGTCCCCGCCGACAAGGTGCATGGACTCGACCTGTCCCGCTGGCGGGTCGCGCTCAATGGCGCGGAGGCCATCGACCCGGGCATGATGCGCCGGTTCTCCGAGCACTTCGCCCCGGCCGGCTTCCACGGCTCGGCCTTCCTTCCGGTGTACGGCCTGGCCGAAGGCAGCCTCGCGGTGACCTTCGCACCACTGGGACGCCGCTCGGCCAAGACCATCTGGGTACGGCGGGAGCCGCTCGCGGACGGCGTGGTGGAGCCGGTGTCCCCGGAAGCCGGCGACACCGCATCCGCCCGGGAACTCGTCTCGGTCGGCGTCCCGGTGGCGAACACCGAGGTCCGGCTGGTCGATGACGACGGAGCCGTACTCTCCGGCGAGGCCCGCGTGGGCGAGATCCAGATCCGCGGTGACTCGGTGATGCGCGCCTACGAGGCCGACGAGGCGGCCACCCGGGCCACCGTCCACGCGGGAGGCTGGGTGTCCACCGGCGATGTGGCGCTCCGGCGTGACGGCGAGCTCTTCATCGTGGGCCGCACAAAAGAAATGATCATCATATTCGGCCAGAATTACCACGCCAGCGATATCGAGTCGGTGGCCGGCCGGGTACCGGGTGTGGCGAACAACGCGGTCCTGGCGATGGCGGTGGCAACAGCCGACGGTGAAGGGCTGGCGCTGGTCGCGGAGACCAAGGAGGCCGATCCGGCGGTGCGGGCCCAACTCGTCGGGCAGCTCAGGCATGCCGTTTCCGATGCCATCGGAATCTCTCCGCACGACGTCATTCTGGTCAGAAGAGGTACCTTGCCGCGCACCTCGAGCGGAAAACTGCAACGGTACGGTACGGAAGCCCTGGTGACGGCTGAGGACGGGGACGGGGCCAGTAGATGACCTTGGCACAGACCGGAGGTAACACGATGACCGATGCCCCCAGGACACCGGAGGAGCTCACCGCGACCGAGCGCGAGGAACTTCTGCGCCGCTCGTGGATGGCCACCGACGGCCTCTGGTACTACCAGACCGCGACCAAGAGCGGCATCGATGGTGCCAACGAGGCCAACATCCAAGTGGTGCGCGAGTTCGGGCGTCAGGAGATGGTCCGCCTGATGCGCGGTCTGGGCATCGAGAAGGTCGAAACCCTCGAGCAGTACCGGCGCCTGTTCCAGGCGGCGGTGGATCTCTACCTCGGCTCGCTGTTCGCGGCGGAGGAGTCGTTCGAGGACCGCACCCAGCATCTGAAGGTATCCACGTGCTTCGCCTACAAAGGAGTCAAACGCGCCGGCATCGAGAAGGACTATCACTGCGGTCCGGGGGAGCGCCTGACGGGCTGGCTTCAGGCGATGGACCTGCCGGCCGAGATCGATCCCGGTGTGGGCCTGTGCCAGATGGCCCACACGGGTTCCTGCGGCTACCGGCTCACAGTCGACCTGCCGCGCGAATCCTGAGGACCCGCTCGGCACCTTCACGGCCGACCACGGAGCTATGGATAGGGCTCCAGGATCCCCGCCTCCTGGGCCCGGCGGATCGCATCCACCCGGGACGTGGCTCCGAGCTTCCGGTAGATGTTCGTCAGATGCCGTTTGACGGTCGTCTCGGCCAGGAACAGAGCTGCCGCGGTCTCCGCGTTGCTGTGTGCCTGGGCGACATGCCGCAGCACCTCGACCTCCCGGGCGGACAGGAGCGGCGCCCTGGAGCCGGGCCGGTCGAGTGCCTTGAGCATGTCCCGGGAAATGGAGAGATGGATCCGGTCCGGGGCGGCGATCACCGAACGGATCGCGATGAGCAACTCCCGGGTGGATACGGACTTCAGGAGGTAGGCGGCAGCACCATCATCGATCAGTTGCCTGAGCAGTACGGGGTCGTCGTGCATCGTCAGCACGATGCAGTGCGTCTGAGGGCAGTGTCGGTGGATCTCCCGAATGGTGTCGCGGATCCCCGGCCCCGGCATCTGCACGTCGAGCAGCGCGATGCCGGGAC
This window contains:
- a CDS encoding MFS transporter, coding for MSTQIGPDQPKPEPARSLPESAVVVTPQKLGLSLVVLSVAAFVAGLDLFIVNVAFDAISQDFDGATLSDLSWVLNGYAIVFAALLVPLGRLSDRLGRKRVFLLGLALFTAASAACATATGLWALVAFRVLQAVGAAALTPASLGLLLSVFPPERRQGAVRVWSASAALAAAAGPVFGGLLVSASWRWVFLVNIPVGVLALLVAVRILPESREERARRLPDLIGTGLLTASIGLLALGLVKINEWSAARTSVLLAGAVAGIAVFWFRSQRHPSPVVEPALLRVRAFAWSNLAALAFTAAFAANLLTAILWMQQVWHYSPLRTGLGIAPGPLMVPLAAIVAGKLVTRFTPGAVTALGCLICTIGVVMLTLSIGRTPHYATELLPGWLIGGAGVGFALPTILASATSDLPESRFSTGSAVVNMSRQIGSVLGISVLVAILGTPLTYDETHRAFVHAWIAIDVLMLLGAVTALGMTPRPAAQRTSGGPAEELEDHLLRRETS
- a CDS encoding ferritin-like domain-containing protein — encoded protein: MSGKRVVFVDCLPGVTLDEQLSLARFGEIGLDRSRPDTFERYLHELEPGTELAAAYIGGSGTSIPTAVRKLRGMAQFTKTRVYVVGDAAGGPVPGWAEALDVEDILAPAAFDGFGFTDTLEIGLRAYHSLILDPLYTDFYLDMTWNKIFDWFETTRWDWRELDLDRLNPELMSPEEVDFLTEAAIIEFGTLPGAHNFLREWEGETSFSSWALSWGAEEARHSLVQARCLDKMGIKVRSKHALYKREPYPIGDTRAGTLTMNIISEARAAELYRCLAAETKEPVVRGIWKLLGRDESRHARAFFVFTQELCDSNRESQIAALKMAYVWLADRSEGLKHPAGHFYPHSTSAKGIRRIEMIKDDATDAADAKVLQMVRRLVEDDSIESARDIKGKLRSLI
- a CDS encoding PaaI family thioesterase produces the protein MPESASIDSESDNPSNCFGCAQHNPIGLRLVFEKNGNGFATRLTLGVDYESFPGVIHGGIVATILDETLAQAVYRAGLVSAFTAGLRIRYGRPMETGVEYTAHAEITKRDEHSVRASGQILHGRDLVAAADGTFHLLTDKVLVEHGRHLPNRLVTALRIANGTAAQGE
- a CDS encoding acyl carrier protein → MDTSKQILGIIAEELQVSADELAPDQYFRALPNVDSMRVLQIILKTEKAFDIEIEDDVTFRIQTIGEFQTLVEDLRRQRAAA
- a CDS encoding AMP-binding protein; the protein is MNLVQALAEVANRGTGHGLRLFRGDEEAERVTYGELYADAGRLACGLLERGVRQGERVAIALPTSIDFARAFFGVLAAGAVPVPLPPPVRFASLDIHLSRIALAMRQSKVRVVLSDSTLGRLMGPVLGGADGEFEVLDTALVRAAGTEYADVPDEAPGLVQYTSGTSQEPKGVVLSHANLLANVAAITKGLDVTDAEVCCNWLPLFHDMGLIGTLLTPVFNGAEALLLPPEDFLRDPGRWLRIISGYHGTATTAPNSGYLHALRKVPADKVHGLDLSRWRVALNGAEAIDPGMMRRFSEHFAPAGFHGSAFLPVYGLAEGSLAVTFAPLGRRSAKTIWVRREPLADGVVEPVSPEAGDTASARELVSVGVPVANTEVRLVDDDGAVLSGEARVGEIQIRGDSVMRAYEADEAATRATVHAGGWVSTGDVALRRDGELFIVGRTKEMIIIFGQNYHASDIESVAGRVPGVANNAVLAMAVATADGEGLALVAETKEADPAVRAQLVGQLRHAVSDAIGISPHDVILVRRGTLPRTSSGKLQRYGTEALVTAEDGDGASR
- a CDS encoding DUF6125 family protein, giving the protein MTDAPRTPEELTATEREELLRRSWMATDGLWYYQTATKSGIDGANEANIQVVREFGRQEMVRLMRGLGIEKVETLEQYRRLFQAAVDLYLGSLFAAEESFEDRTQHLKVSTCFAYKGVKRAGIEKDYHCGPGERLTGWLQAMDLPAEIDPGVGLCQMAHTGSCGYRLTVDLPRES
- a CDS encoding response regulator transcription factor, giving the protein MADSHVMTELIVVDDHTLFRELLADLLAQEDWLHVVAQGESGIDAVTLARRHRPGIALLDVQMPGPGIRDTIREIHRHCPQTHCIVLTMHDDPVLLRQLIDDGAAAYLLKSVSTRELLIAIRSVIAAPDRIHLSISRDMLKALDRPGSRAPLLSAREVEVLRHVAQAHSNAETAAALFLAETTVKRHLTNIYRKLGATSRVDAIRRAQEAGILEPYP